From the Acidilutibacter cellobiosedens genome, one window contains:
- a CDS encoding SDR family NAD(P)-dependent oxidoreductase: protein MNLKGKRIVITGASSGIGWALLKRLSASGASVVGVSRNPQRIIDELGNRGIKTITCDVSDPIQVDRMLEEATELMGGIDIFVANAGFAYYGKIGNSNWEKIEQIYKTNVISPIYTLQKLTENNKTEPLIFMVTISALGKMVLPGFSLYNSTKFALDGFVRTYRMERPKNVKIIPVYPVANFTPFFEKAGGPDTPMPLLARQFPSMTALCMKIGLQVEARSVYPSIIFIIRCILSRVTPVDVLVQIVERIRFSGWLKRHGERN, encoded by the coding sequence ATGAATCTGAAAGGTAAGAGAATAGTTATTACTGGTGCATCTTCCGGAATCGGATGGGCTCTTTTAAAGCGATTATCTGCATCCGGAGCTTCTGTAGTCGGTGTATCAAGGAATCCTCAGAGAATTATTGATGAACTGGGAAATCGTGGCATAAAGACGATTACATGTGATGTATCTGACCCTATTCAAGTTGATCGCATGCTTGAAGAAGCGACCGAATTAATGGGTGGAATAGATATATTTGTCGCAAATGCAGGCTTTGCATATTACGGCAAAATTGGAAACTCAAATTGGGAGAAAATCGAACAAATATATAAGACAAATGTAATATCCCCAATTTATACTTTACAAAAACTAACTGAAAATAACAAAACGGAACCCTTAATCTTTATGGTCACCATTTCTGCTTTAGGAAAAATGGTACTCCCGGGATTTTCCCTTTACAATTCTACAAAATTTGCACTTGACGGATTTGTACGAACATACCGTATGGAACGCCCCAAAAATGTCAAAATAATACCTGTTTATCCCGTTGCTAATTTTACGCCGTTTTTTGAAAAAGCCGGAGGCCCCGATACTCCCATGCCATTATTGGCTCGCCAATTTCCGTCTATGACGGCTTTATGTATGAAAATAGGATTACAAGTAGAAGCCCGTTCAGTTTATCCTTCAATAATTTTTATTATACGTTGTATTTTATCAAGGGTTACACCTGTTGATGTTCTCGTACAAATTGTTGAGCGAATTCGATTTTCCGGATGGTTGAAAAGGCATGGAGAAAGAAATTGA
- a CDS encoding bifunctional 4-hydroxy-2-oxoglutarate aldolase/2-dehydro-3-deoxy-phosphogluconate aldolase yields MKAYEVLEQIKESGVCAIVRGTSAESLCKIADALLAGGVNTIEVTFNTPGASEMIKELVAKYKDKMLIGAGTVLDAETARTAILSGAAFVLSPSLNLGMVKMCQRYSVLPVPGIATPTEAVTAWENGVQIIKVFPAGVFGPNYIKQLKGPLSQMEMMAVGAIDLDNFGSFLKAGACSAGIASSLVSNKLVEEGKFDEITKRAKGFRDIFESQKRK; encoded by the coding sequence ATGAAGGCTTATGAGGTACTGGAACAAATTAAAGAATCTGGAGTTTGTGCAATAGTAAGAGGAACATCAGCTGAATCATTGTGTAAGATAGCAGATGCATTACTTGCAGGAGGAGTAAATACAATAGAAGTTACCTTCAATACTCCAGGAGCTTCTGAAATGATAAAGGAGTTAGTAGCTAAATATAAAGATAAGATGCTGATAGGAGCAGGAACAGTTTTGGACGCTGAAACAGCAAGAACAGCTATATTATCGGGAGCAGCATTTGTATTGTCACCTTCTTTAAATCTTGGAATGGTAAAAATGTGTCAAAGATACAGCGTACTTCCCGTTCCGGGGATTGCCACTCCGACAGAAGCAGTAACAGCATGGGAAAATGGAGTGCAAATCATAAAAGTATTTCCGGCAGGAGTTTTCGGGCCGAATTATATAAAGCAGTTGAAAGGACCTCTTTCACAAATGGAAATGATGGCAGTAGGAGCAATAGATCTTGATAATTTTGGATCGTTCTTAAAAGCAGGAGCATGTTCCGCAGGAATAGCAAGTTCCCTTGTAAGCAATAAACTTGTAGAAGAAGGGAAATTTGATGAAATAACAAAGAGGGCCAAAGGATTCAGGGATATATTTGAATCGCAGAAAAGAAAGTAA
- a CDS encoding phosphoglycerate dehydrogenase: MSKYKVVVTARSFGKSSTEPFDILEKNGCEVHKIPIEKPLNAKELIPLIKDADALIAGNDKVTKEVIDAGNKLKVISRYGIGYDNVDIKAAKEKGIVVTNTPNTNNNSVADLTIGLMIAIARNIVGANNTVKSEGWGRVLGTEVYKKTIGVIGTGSIGKGVIKRAKGFEMDVLCFDVYPDHEFAEKYGAKYCSMEEILQKSDIITIHVPLMESTKNLIGEKELKMMKNTAFLINAARGGIVNEDALYNALSKNIIAGAALDAVEHEPPVGSPLLKLDNVIITPHIGGYTSTAVNNMGVAAANNVVFVLNNEPGAHIVNN; the protein is encoded by the coding sequence ATGTCCAAGTATAAAGTTGTAGTTACAGCACGATCTTTTGGTAAGAGTAGCACAGAGCCATTTGATATATTAGAAAAAAACGGATGTGAAGTGCATAAAATTCCAATAGAAAAACCTCTGAATGCCAAAGAACTGATACCTTTAATAAAAGATGCCGATGCATTAATAGCAGGTAACGACAAAGTAACAAAAGAAGTAATTGATGCGGGAAACAAGCTAAAGGTTATATCAAGATATGGCATCGGATATGATAATGTAGATATAAAAGCTGCAAAGGAAAAAGGAATTGTTGTGACAAATACACCTAATACCAATAATAATTCGGTAGCTGACTTAACAATTGGCCTTATGATTGCCATAGCAAGAAATATAGTCGGAGCAAATAATACAGTAAAAAGCGAAGGCTGGGGCAGAGTATTAGGCACAGAGGTATATAAAAAGACTATAGGAGTTATAGGAACAGGAAGTATAGGCAAGGGAGTTATCAAAAGAGCAAAAGGATTTGAGATGGATGTATTATGTTTTGATGTATACCCTGATCATGAGTTTGCCGAAAAATACGGTGCAAAATATTGCTCTATGGAAGAAATTTTACAAAAATCGGATATAATAACTATACACGTTCCATTAATGGAATCAACAAAAAATCTTATAGGAGAGAAAGAGCTTAAAATGATGAAAAACACTGCATTTCTTATTAATGCAGCGAGAGGCGGTATTGTAAATGAAGATGCATTATATAATGCACTTTCGAAAAATATAATTGCAGGAGCAGCATTGGATGCCGTGGAACATGAGCCTCCAGTAGGAAGCCCTCTTTTAAAGCTTGACAATGTTATAATAACTCCCCATATAGGAGGATATACATCTACGGCTGTAAATAATATGGGGGTTGCAGCTGCAAACAATGTTGTATTTGTTTTGAATAATGAGCCGGGAGCTCATATTGTAAATAATTAA
- a CDS encoding nitroreductase family protein produces the protein MNKDFYAAIKDRRSFYGISKENVISDERILEVVNYGVKHSPSPFNSQSARVMVLLGENHNKLWDITKEELRKIVPPQNFSDTEEKINSFRSGYGSILFFEDQDVVEELQENFPTYKENFPKWSQQSSGMLQFVIWTSLEMEGFGASLQHYNPLIDEEVKKTFNVPDNWKLIAQLPFGKSVSLPGEKEFKPLEERVKVFK, from the coding sequence ATGAATAAAGATTTTTATGCAGCCATTAAAGATAGACGTTCTTTTTATGGTATAAGTAAGGAAAATGTAATTTCTGACGAAAGAATATTGGAAGTAGTCAATTATGGAGTTAAACATTCCCCAAGTCCATTTAATTCTCAGAGTGCAAGAGTTATGGTCTTGTTAGGTGAAAATCATAATAAACTATGGGATATTACTAAGGAAGAGTTGAGAAAAATTGTGCCGCCACAGAATTTTTCCGATACGGAAGAAAAAATTAATTCTTTTCGTAGTGGGTATGGCTCGATACTTTTCTTTGAAGATCAGGATGTAGTTGAAGAACTTCAGGAAAATTTTCCTACATATAAAGAAAATTTTCCCAAATGGTCTCAGCAAAGCTCAGGAATGCTTCAATTTGTAATATGGACTTCTTTGGAAATGGAAGGTTTTGGGGCATCTCTTCAGCACTATAATCCATTGATAGATGAAGAAGTTAAAAAAACATTTAATGTACCGGATAATTGGAAACTAATCGCTCAGCTTCCTTTCGGGAAATCAGTCTCATTGCCGGGAGAAAAGGAATTTAAACCTTTAGAAGAAAGAGTAAAGGTGTTTAAATAA
- the nagA gene encoding N-acetylglucosamine-6-phosphate deacetylase produces the protein MKKFIVRSERVYTPDGVIDGGIIISGRIIEKIIEKEDLSRYKELEFINAENNLIIPGLIDIHIHGSGGWTVSSEDERQIKGMCKYLPSIGVTSFQPTLGGEDVESIKKYLNTIGSVIKGYYEGAKILGIHMEGPFLNPEKKGVFLVRNLLKPSVELMKSFIEKSGNNIIHVTVAPELDGAEELIKYLTCNGILVAGGHTNGTIEETKKGIQWGISLSNHTCNAQRSIHHREPGALGGYLLDDNVYCELICDFIHVHPDMLKLILKIKSPEKICMISDSIVASGLRPGKYDFSGREIIIDEESSRLSDGTIAGSTKNLLYGFKNMAYLGYSIEDVIKMSSSLPAKLSNVYDEKGSIEEGKDADFVILDDNFNVHMTYVEGKVCFDSSERKSFLNQQDISRI, from the coding sequence TTGAAAAAATTTATTGTTAGAAGTGAGAGGGTATATACTCCTGATGGAGTAATCGACGGAGGAATCATAATTAGCGGAAGAATTATAGAGAAAATCATAGAAAAAGAGGATTTAAGCAGATACAAAGAATTGGAATTTATAAATGCCGAAAATAATTTAATAATACCAGGATTGATTGATATTCATATTCATGGTTCAGGAGGTTGGACAGTCAGTTCAGAAGATGAAAGACAAATAAAGGGGATGTGCAAATATCTTCCGTCTATTGGAGTTACAAGCTTTCAACCTACCTTGGGAGGAGAAGACGTTGAAAGTATAAAAAAATATCTGAATACAATAGGCTCTGTAATTAAAGGATATTATGAAGGAGCTAAAATTTTAGGAATACATATGGAAGGTCCATTCTTAAATCCTGAAAAGAAAGGTGTTTTCTTAGTAAGAAATTTATTGAAACCGTCAGTTGAATTAATGAAATCCTTTATAGAAAAAAGCGGTAACAACATCATTCATGTAACTGTTGCTCCAGAACTGGACGGTGCGGAAGAACTGATTAAATATTTGACTTGTAATGGAATATTAGTGGCCGGGGGACATACAAATGGGACAATAGAAGAAACCAAGAAAGGAATTCAATGGGGGATTTCACTGTCAAATCATACGTGTAATGCCCAGCGTTCAATACACCATAGGGAACCGGGAGCTTTGGGAGGATATTTGTTAGATGATAATGTGTATTGTGAATTGATATGTGATTTTATACACGTTCATCCGGATATGCTCAAATTGATTTTAAAAATTAAGTCTCCGGAAAAAATTTGTATGATTTCTGATTCAATAGTTGCTTCAGGATTGAGACCTGGGAAATATGATTTTTCGGGAAGAGAGATAATAATAGATGAAGAAAGCAGCAGATTATCCGACGGAACTATTGCAGGGAGTACTAAAAATCTTTTGTATGGATTTAAAAACATGGCTTATTTGGGATATTCCATCGAAGATGTAATTAAAATGTCATCATCTCTTCCGGCAAAACTGTCTAATGTGTACGATGAAAAGGGAAGCATTGAAGAAGGAAAAGACGCGGATTTTGTAATACTGGATGATAATTTTAACGTTCATATGACATATGTTGAAGGTAAAGTATGTTTTGATTCAAGTGAAAGAAAAAGCTTTCTAAATCAGCAGGATATATCCAGAATTTGA
- a CDS encoding neutral/alkaline non-lysosomal ceramidase N-terminal domain-containing protein, giving the protein MNLNFKANTSATPLNVPTGVYMAGYADRENGSKGIHDNIYTKALTVSNGEKTIIVISNDLLGVDEELVDKVVSGIKKEINIPEENIFICATHTHSAPHIINWEFDEKNFSCRLNKKLKEYIIDTMIKNALKSAKDLRQIRLAYGKSKCVGVASNRICKEGPVDDSVNVIFLIAENNLPLGVIVNYSCHPTVLGADNEYISADYPGVVQNLVEEYFKNNCVCMFINGACGNQSTRFTRKAQDFNEVKRMGGLVFKSVLEAYDNKEDKNNYEINGIKRYFKFPKKEIPDRKEAMEYYRRTLYDLNKAKNDSNISPQNMRSIITKYQGASISLKLIDVLENINLELPIQIIKLGDILIVGVPVELFNDYGFDIKRESDFNNVIIAGYTNGMVGYVYTPESYEDGDYEAWSSPFGKSTGDFITQNVMSLIKIL; this is encoded by the coding sequence TTGAATTTAAATTTTAAAGCAAATACATCGGCAACCCCTTTAAACGTGCCAACAGGTGTATATATGGCAGGCTATGCAGATAGGGAAAATGGGAGCAAGGGAATACATGACAATATATATACAAAGGCTCTTACGGTTTCCAATGGGGAGAAAACTATAATTGTTATATCTAATGATCTGTTGGGAGTAGATGAAGAATTAGTCGATAAAGTTGTTTCTGGAATTAAAAAAGAAATAAATATCCCGGAGGAAAATATATTTATTTGTGCGACACATACCCACTCGGCACCTCATATTATTAACTGGGAATTTGATGAAAAGAATTTTTCTTGTAGATTAAATAAAAAATTAAAAGAATATATAATTGATACTATGATTAAAAATGCTTTAAAGTCCGCCAAGGATTTAAGACAGATAAGATTAGCATACGGAAAATCTAAATGTGTTGGAGTGGCTTCAAACAGAATATGTAAAGAAGGTCCTGTAGATGATTCGGTTAATGTGATATTTCTTATTGCTGAAAATAATTTACCGCTGGGAGTAATAGTCAATTATTCCTGTCATCCTACTGTATTAGGTGCTGATAATGAGTATATATCTGCTGATTATCCCGGAGTTGTTCAGAATTTAGTCGAAGAATATTTTAAAAATAATTGCGTATGTATGTTTATAAACGGCGCTTGTGGTAATCAGAGTACAAGGTTCACCAGAAAAGCCCAAGATTTTAACGAAGTTAAAAGAATGGGTGGCCTTGTATTTAAAAGTGTATTGGAAGCCTATGATAATAAAGAAGATAAGAATAATTACGAAATAAATGGAATTAAAAGATATTTTAAATTTCCTAAGAAGGAAATACCGGACCGCAAGGAGGCAATGGAATATTACAGAAGGACATTATATGACTTAAATAAGGCAAAAAATGATTCAAATATTTCACCTCAAAATATGAGAAGTATAATAACAAAATATCAAGGGGCAAGTATATCGTTGAAACTGATTGATGTCTTGGAAAATATAAATTTGGAACTGCCTATTCAGATTATAAAATTGGGAGATATATTGATTGTAGGTGTTCCTGTGGAATTGTTTAATGATTACGGATTTGATATAAAAAGAGAATCCGATTTTAATAACGTTATAATCGCAGGATATACAAATGGAATGGTGGGCTATGTTTATACTCCCGAATCTTATGAAGATGGGGATTATGAAGCCTGGTCATCTCCCTTTGGGAAATCCACAGGGGATTTCATAACCCAGAACGTAATGAGTTTGATTAAAATATTATAA
- a CDS encoding GntR family transcriptional regulator, translated as MKKIDKNSPIPKYYQLREILREMIENEELKPGEIISGEMELCKFHGISRMTVRKAIQDLVNEGMLYREQGKGTFVSYPKQKKNISQLLSFTEEMKSKGYNVTNRLLYFNKEIPEKKISKIFHMKKGEMIYVIKRIRFAGKEPIALEISYLPEKNFPNLSREESEKNSLYYLFENKYGIKLKYGTQTVEPVILTPYEADLFNVNENMLGLLFKRTTYSDDDTIVEYTKSIYRCDIYKYEAILKRKL; from the coding sequence ATGAAAAAAATAGATAAAAATAGTCCTATCCCTAAATATTATCAGTTAAGAGAAATATTAAGAGAAATGATTGAAAATGAGGAATTAAAGCCAGGAGAAATTATTTCTGGAGAAATGGAGTTATGTAAATTTCATGGAATAAGCAGGATGACAGTCCGAAAGGCTATTCAGGATTTAGTAAATGAGGGAATGTTATATAGAGAACAAGGCAAAGGTACCTTTGTGTCTTATCCGAAGCAGAAGAAAAATATTTCTCAGTTACTCAGTTTCACAGAGGAGATGAAATCTAAAGGATATAACGTAACTAATAGATTATTATATTTTAATAAGGAAATACCAGAAAAGAAAATATCAAAGATATTTCATATGAAAAAGGGAGAAATGATATATGTTATTAAAAGGATAAGGTTTGCCGGAAAAGAACCTATAGCCTTAGAGATATCATATCTTCCGGAAAAAAATTTTCCAAATCTCAGTAGAGAGGAGTCCGAAAAGAATTCCTTATATTATTTATTTGAGAATAAGTACGGAATTAAATTAAAATATGGAACCCAAACTGTAGAACCTGTGATTCTTACACCTTATGAAGCCGATTTGTTTAATGTGAATGAAAATATGTTAGGGTTATTATTTAAAAGAACCACATATAGCGATGATGATACAATAGTTGAATATACAAAATCCATATACAGATGTGATATATATAAGTATGAAGCTATCTTAAAAAGAAAATTATAA
- a CDS encoding Gfo/Idh/MocA family protein translates to MKKINVGLIGYGYIGKIHNIAYKVIPIIFPQYGNVYRLSAMVSSKTQNLEGTGFDNLVSSIYDLKEENLDMIDICTPNFLHFEQSSFFIKKGSNIYCEKPMTVNSKEGLQILDLIEERKTITQVALIYRFMPAISKARAIIKNNCIGEIINFRGQFFHSSYLNPKRAITWRLKKSMSGGGAIADLGIHLLDALVFLLGYENVDKISAKANTVIKERPSENGEKMEKVDVDDWGLMTLELKNGAVGTAEVSKVSYNPYDVFEIEIYGTNGYVKISDKNPYEPVYSIYNSRNSRDISEIINSDNYTNYLNSIYPNPRMSMGFMVDMHTASLLNMIINVINNKIVNEVTPTFEESMKSHKLLEEAYLSIQ, encoded by the coding sequence TTTCCTCAGTATGGTAATGTATATAGACTGTCTGCAATGGTAAGCAGTAAAACTCAAAATTTGGAGGGTACAGGATTTGATAATCTTGTATCTTCCATATATGATTTAAAAGAGGAAAACTTAGATATGATAGATATTTGTACACCTAATTTTCTGCATTTCGAACAGTCAAGCTTTTTTATCAAAAAAGGTTCAAATATATATTGTGAAAAACCGATGACAGTAAATTCGAAGGAAGGATTACAGATTTTGGATTTAATTGAAGAAAGAAAAACTATTACACAAGTAGCGTTAATATATAGATTTATGCCTGCTATAAGTAAGGCAAGAGCAATAATAAAGAATAATTGTATAGGAGAAATAATTAATTTCAGAGGCCAGTTTTTTCACAGCAGCTATTTAAATCCTAAAAGAGCGATTACATGGAGATTGAAAAAAAGTATGTCCGGGGGAGGAGCTATAGCGGATTTAGGCATACATCTGTTGGATGCATTAGTATTTTTACTTGGTTATGAAAATGTGGATAAAATTAGTGCAAAGGCAAATACCGTTATTAAAGAAAGACCGTCAGAAAATGGAGAAAAGATGGAAAAAGTAGATGTTGATGATTGGGGCCTTATGACCTTGGAGTTAAAAAATGGCGCTGTAGGAACTGCAGAGGTGTCGAAGGTTTCTTATAACCCTTATGATGTTTTTGAAATTGAAATATACGGGACGAATGGATATGTTAAGATATCAGATAAAAATCCTTATGAACCTGTTTACAGTATTTATAATTCACGAAACTCCCGGGATATATCAGAAATAATAAATTCGGATAATTATACAAATTACCTGAACAGCATATATCCTAATCCAAGAATGTCTATGGGATTCATGGTTGATATGCATACTGCAAGTTTATTGAATATGATAATAAATGTAATTAATAACAAAATTGTTAATGAAGTAACTCCTACCTTTGAGGAAAGTATGAAATCACATAAGCTGTTGGAAGAAGCATATTTGTCAATACAGTAA